From the Hevea brasiliensis isolate MT/VB/25A 57/8 chromosome 13, ASM3005281v1, whole genome shotgun sequence genome, the window ACAATTAATTAAAACTATTGACCGAAAATAGTTAAGCACTAATCGGAGCATCAAGTGTTAGTTGCTAGCCGCCGGCCGCTAACTTCAGTCGACTGCTAGCTGCTTTCATTCTTAACAGATAGTATTATTTGATGGAATAGCAAGTTCCCTTGAGCAAATTATGAATCTCACGTTGTTTTTgacaaaaaaaatagaaaaatttcaCGTTGTTAATGCCAATTAATTGCACATCCAATCACTATTCAAAAGCtgctatatatttaattattaatgaaGCAGCAGCCAACTTGAAGATCTCCTTACATGGGTACGTACTAATAATAACCATCAACATAACAGCAAACAAATCCCACAACGAAGCGGCATCAATTAAACACAAACTATGAAATGAAAACTCGTCCTTCGCTTCTTGGATAACATGATATGTACAGTCAAAGAGACAATCTAAATATATCAATGTTATCCAAGATCCATTCAAGCATATGCTAAAAGCTCTTCTAAACCTCCACAAGGAATTCCTTATCCTTCTCCAACCTCTCCATGGCTCCAGCTTCCAAAGTGATCTCCACATCAATGCTTCTTCCTCCACTCTTTCCTTGATACAAATACACCATCCCATCAAATCTATTGTTGGATCCACTCCTAACGCTTTCTGGTTTGCCCCACCCGAAATCCACCTCATATACCTGAAACCTAGGCGAGCTTCCCACGGCCACGCAGTTCACCCCAGCATCCTTAAATTGGAATATCTTCGGTGCACTCTCCCATTCTTTGTTGCGCTCGTCGATGGCTTTCGCGTTGTGGGCTTCAATAGCCTTTTGAATCACAGACGCCCCGAAATCCGGTGGGTTCATCGTTAATAATCCTACTGCTGTTGCCGTGAATATGGCCTGGATTAGGTTACCGAAGTAACTATCTGGCATCGGCGGGTCGACCCTTTTCCTGCAATCGGCAAAGACGGTGAACACTGTGTAGTGTTCGGGTTTGAGTTCACGCGCATGGCATACTTGACGCCAAATATGGGCTGCGAGTGATTGAAAGGTGGAGAATGGCTTTGAACCGTCGGATGGAGGGTTTGCGTTAGCTTTTGACTTAATTTTGTCGATAGCAGCTTCGGAGAATTTGAAGACCTTCTCTATGAGTTGAGGTGCGGACTTGGCATCTTCATTGCATGCACTGAGTGGGTCCGGTGGCAGGGAGAGGTCGAGCTTGACGCGAGTGTTGCGTGCTTTGGTGCGTTCAAAGAAGGGTGGGACCGAGACTGAAGAGGACCCATTGCAGATCTGGGCCCATGAATTCATGAAGTGCCACGTGGAAGTCCCATCTAAGATAGCGTGGTTAAACGCGCACCCCATTGCCAGTCCGTCTTTTAGCTTGGTTAGCTGTGAGAGAAACGAGGACAATAGTTAGTGGGCTTTAAGTCATGGCAGTATTGTGGTCCTTCATAGCCCACCTAAAGTTATTACAGGAGACTGGCTAGCTAATTAAACTCGATAGGGAAGGACATTGATTAATTTATAGAGCCAACCACATTGAATCTCTCTGATTAATAAAATCTAATCTCTAATCCAATTCTATAACAACTAAAGTCCAGATTTCACCTTGCATGCAGAAATCAAAACTTATCAAGTTAGATCGTAGATGTTACCTGCACTGACAACAAAGGCCTGTGAAGGCCTTCCAAATTCAGGATGCCATTGTAGGGGATCAAGTCCTTCAGA encodes:
- the LOC110662183 gene encoding BAHD acyltransferase DCR produces the protein MACQIEKKEETMKVKFTGKTRVKPNKKLGRRECQLVTFDLPYLAFYYNQKFLLYKGSSDHDFEDMVGKLKDGLALVLEDFHQMAGKLGKDEDGVFRVEYDDDMEGVEVVEAIANGISVDDLTTEQGTTTLKDLIPYNGILNLEGLHRPLLSVQLTKLKDGLAMGCAFNHAILDGTSTWHFMNSWAQICNGSSSVSVPPFFERTKARNTRVKLDLSLPPDPLSACNEDAKSAPQLIEKVFKFSEAAIDKIKSKANANPPSDGSKPFSTFQSLAAHIWRQVCHARELKPEHYTVFTVFADCRKRVDPPMPDSYFGNLIQAIFTATAVGLLTMNPPDFGASVIQKAIEAHNAKAIDERNKEWESAPKIFQFKDAGVNCVAVGSSPRFQVYEVDFGWGKPESVRSGSNNRFDGMVYLYQGKSGGRSIDVEITLEAGAMERLEKDKEFLVEV